The proteins below are encoded in one region of Candidatus Fusobacterium pullicola:
- the aroF gene encoding 3-deoxy-7-phosphoheptulonate synthase, translated as MYIKLEKNIKEIEIQKIIKFLKKNNLKYIFSKNNTLKIGIIKNKKYIDIDKLLSFSGVKGVVPLEKKYKFVSREFQQEDTIINIKGKKIGGKNFLFMVGPCTIESKNSIMQIAEIAKKSGAQVLRGGAFKPRTSPYDFQGLGEEGLKYIREAADKYDMLVVTEVMDTMDIPLVKKYADILQVGARNMQNFSLLKMLGQCGKPIMLKRGMSATIKDFLMAAEYLMAYGNNEIILCERGIRTFETSTRNTVDINAIPLIKEESHLPIIIDASHGTGKRSLVEPVTLAAIIAGADGAMIEVHENPKYAISDGEQSLTFNELKKLSKNLEKILKLKESLK; from the coding sequence ATGTATATAAAACTTGAAAAAAATATAAAAGAAATAGAAATACAAAAAATAATCAAATTTCTAAAAAAAAATAATTTAAAATATATTTTTTCTAAAAATAATACATTAAAAATAGGAATAATTAAAAATAAAAAATATATTGATATTGATAAACTTTTATCTTTTAGTGGAGTAAAAGGTGTAGTTCCCCTTGAAAAAAAATATAAATTTGTGAGTAGAGAATTTCAACAAGAAGATACTATTATAAATATAAAGGGAAAGAAGATAGGTGGAAAAAATTTTTTATTTATGGTTGGACCTTGTACTATTGAAAGTAAAAACTCTATAATGCAAATAGCTGAAATTGCAAAAAAATCAGGTGCTCAAGTTTTAAGAGGAGGAGCTTTTAAACCTCGTACATCTCCATATGATTTTCAAGGATTAGGAGAAGAAGGATTAAAATATATCAGAGAAGCTGCTGATAAATATGATATGTTAGTAGTAACTGAAGTGATGGATACTATGGATATTCCTCTAGTTAAAAAATATGCTGATATTTTACAAGTAGGAGCAAGAAATATGCAAAATTTTAGTCTTCTAAAAATGTTAGGACAATGTGGAAAACCTATAATGTTAAAAAGAGGCATGAGTGCTACTATAAAAGATTTTCTTATGGCAGCTGAATATCTTATGGCATATGGAAATAATGAAATAATTCTTTGTGAAAGAGGAATAAGAACATTTGAAACAAGTACACGAAATACAGTAGATATAAATGCAATTCCATTAATTAAAGAAGAAAGTCATCTCCCTATAATAATAGATGCAAGCCATGGAACTGGAAAAAGAAGTTTAGTAGAACCTGTAACATTGGCAGCTATAATAGCAGGAGCTGATGGAGCTATGATAGAAGTACATGAAAATCCAAAATATGCTATTTCCGATGGAGAACAATCTTTAACCTTTAATGAATTAAAAAAACTTTCAAAAAATTTAGAGAAAATATTAAAACTAAAAGAATCTTTAAAATAA
- a CDS encoding autotransporter domain-containing protein, producing the protein MNKLQNVEKFLKRGLKNKVKLSLATMVAFMITGVVTYSAESNFIEKDDGNTEVLLILNGNFGSSDNKKVENIGTFISDDKPVKPSIPWIPINPSIPVTPADNTITITENKNTTETAFTVEKDKKIVINNGVTVTVTSDVKAVNKGTGISPDWQYDKIVAGIVNNGGIAENNGTIDIQGSVDTEIGDNGDTVKTGEGYGVYQTSGTFTNNGTIKIQGNGFDGDGDKSFETKGGVGVYVAGGTATNNGTITANGSFNLTDGSIGLPMGIGMKAVDGAIVNGGLIENQHFSMYVEGKGTATNNGTINTELFGLVAIDGGNAINNGTINAWFDKTGEAGKGLFASSYKGITTTITNSETGVVYGSVTAEGTGATVINNGTIYGEKIEANKGTIVNNGTITGEATKPVINVDGGKFIQGGNGKLEADTFNGDIYISGTVANNNFNDAIVKEDSIIVDNLNGEVKSDSFMFNAKLDVNDVVLVRKDFHELTNKSEIADFLEGAYDPSAWENVYLVDLLNNYQYITNANDFYKATNATFGNDLLPNLSKQTLDMIKVNKTLLVDNIFNVDTNKDLRVIGGANYSNKDVDSTNLSGYDMTISQVFFGADKAISDNQRLGAVINVGKLEADFDFNNANREDTFGQLNLYSIYQKDNLKIVNNLFGGMSTGDYNRTLAFQNIYSESDSDLHTNYFGLNNMVSYKIPLDSFYITPKAELNFTYMSADGIDESGRYGLKSSDMNTNSIEGVIGVELGKDIIFDNNLKLTLKTYGNINHEFGEPNKEMEVKFKNVTGNSIKLDKYDNDDTTFDLGVKAELGTDSIKGYVQYNYNSDVDENTISSGILYKF; encoded by the coding sequence ATGAATAAACTACAAAATGTAGAAAAATTTTTAAAAAGAGGTTTAAAAAACAAAGTAAAATTAAGTCTTGCTACAATGGTTGCATTTATGATTACAGGAGTAGTAACTTATTCAGCAGAGAGTAATTTTATAGAAAAAGATGATGGGAATACGGAAGTATTATTAATCTTAAACGGTAATTTTGGAAGTTCTGACAATAAGAAAGTAGAAAATATTGGAACATTTATTTCTGATGACAAACCAGTGAAACCTTCTATACCATGGATTCCTATCAATCCAAGTATTCCTGTAACACCAGCAGATAATACTATAACAATAACAGAGAATAAAAATACTACTGAAACAGCTTTTACAGTAGAAAAAGATAAAAAAATAGTTATAAATAATGGAGTAACAGTTACAGTAACATCAGATGTAAAAGCAGTAAATAAAGGTACAGGAATTTCTCCAGATTGGCAATATGATAAAATAGTAGCAGGAATAGTTAATAATGGTGGAATTGCAGAAAATAATGGAACTATTGATATACAAGGTTCAGTTGACACAGAAATAGGAGATAATGGAGATACTGTAAAAACAGGAGAAGGATATGGTGTATATCAAACATCAGGAACTTTTACAAATAATGGTACTATAAAAATCCAAGGAAATGGATTTGATGGCGACGGAGATAAATCCTTTGAAACTAAAGGAGGAGTTGGAGTATATGTTGCAGGAGGAACAGCAACAAATAATGGTACTATCACAGCTAATGGTTCATTTAATCTTACAGATGGTAGTATAGGACTTCCAATGGGAATAGGAATGAAAGCAGTAGATGGAGCTATTGTAAATGGAGGATTAATAGAAAATCAACATTTCTCAATGTATGTTGAAGGAAAAGGAACAGCAACAAATAATGGTACTATCAATACTGAATTATTTGGACTTGTAGCAATTGATGGAGGAAATGCAATAAATAATGGTACTATTAATGCTTGGTTTGATAAAACAGGAGAAGCAGGAAAAGGATTATTTGCAAGTTCATATAAAGGAATTACTACAACTATAACTAACTCTGAAACAGGAGTAGTATATGGTTCAGTAACAGCAGAAGGAACAGGAGCAACAGTAATAAATAATGGTACTATTTATGGAGAGAAAATAGAAGCTAATAAAGGAACAATAGTAAATAATGGTACTATAACAGGAGAAGCAACAAAACCTGTTATAAATGTAGATGGTGGAAAGTTTATTCAAGGAGGAAATGGAAAACTAGAAGCTGATACCTTCAACGGAGATATTTATATCTCTGGAACAGTTGCAAATAACAACTTTAATGATGCTATTGTTAAAGAAGATAGTATAATAGTAGATAACTTAAATGGAGAAGTTAAATCAGATTCATTTATGTTCAATGCTAAGTTAGATGTAAATGACGTAGTTTTAGTAAGAAAAGACTTCCATGAACTTACTAATAAATCTGAAATAGCTGATTTCCTAGAAGGAGCTTATGACCCAAGTGCTTGGGAAAATGTATATTTAGTTGACTTATTAAATAATTACCAATATATAACTAATGCTAATGACTTTTATAAAGCAACAAATGCGACTTTTGGTAATGATTTATTACCTAACTTATCTAAACAAACATTAGATATGATAAAAGTAAATAAGACTTTATTAGTAGATAATATCTTTAATGTAGACACTAATAAAGATTTAAGAGTAATTGGAGGGGCTAATTATTCTAATAAAGATGTAGATTCTACAAATTTATCAGGATATGATATGACAATATCACAAGTATTTTTTGGAGCTGATAAAGCTATATCAGATAATCAAAGATTAGGAGCAGTTATTAATGTAGGTAAATTAGAAGCTGATTTTGATTTCAATAATGCTAATAGAGAAGATACTTTTGGACAATTAAACTTATACTCTATCTATCAAAAAGATAATTTAAAAATAGTAAATAATCTATTTGGAGGAATGAGTACAGGAGATTATAATAGAACTCTAGCTTTCCAAAATATATATAGTGAAAGCGATTCAGATTTACATACTAATTATTTTGGATTGAATAATATGGTAAGTTACAAAATACCATTAGATTCATTCTATATTACACCAAAAGCAGAGCTTAACTTTACTTATATGAGTGCTGATGGAATAGATGAAAGTGGAAGATATGGTCTTAAATCTAGTGATATGAATACTAATTCAATTGAAGGTGTAATAGGAGTAGAATTAGGAAAAGATATTATATTTGATAATAACCTAAAACTAACTTTAAAAACTTATGGAAATATAAACCATGAGTTTGGAGAACCTAATAAAGAAATGGAGGTTAAATTCAAAAATGTAACAGGAAATAGCATTAAATTAGACAAATATGATAATGATGATACTACATTTGATTTAGGAGTAAAAGCAGAATTAGGAACAGATAGCATAAAAGGATATGTACAATATAACTATAATTCAGATGTAGATGAAAACACAATTTCATCAGGAATTTTATATAAATTTTAA